The following proteins are co-located in the Chaetodon trifascialis isolate fChaTrf1 chromosome 14, fChaTrf1.hap1, whole genome shotgun sequence genome:
- the cfl2 gene encoding cofilin-2: protein MASGVTVNDEVIRVFNDMKVRKSSTQDEVKKRKKAVLFCLSEDRKKIIVEEGKQILVGDIGETVDDPYACFVKLLPLNDCRYGLYDATYETKESKKEDLVFIFWAPDGAPLKSKMIYASSKDAIKKKFTGIKHEWQVNGLDDIQDRSTLAEKLGGNVVVSLEGKPM from the exons GCGTCAGGTGTCACAGTGAACGATGAGGTCATCAGGGTGTTCAACGACATGAAGGTGAGGAAGTCTTCGACCCAGGAcgaggtgaagaagaggaagaaggcgGTGCTGTTCTGTCTGAGTGAGGACAGGAAGAAGATCATTGTGGAGGAGGGGAAGCAGATCCTGGTGGGGGACATCGGGGAGACGGTGGACGACCCCTACGCTTGCTTTGTCAAGCTCCTCCCCCTCAATGACTGCAGATACGGCCTGTACGACGCCACCTACGAGACCAAGGAGTCCAAGAAGGAAGACCTCGTCTTCATCTTCTG GGCTCCAGATGGCGCTCCACTGAAGAGCAAGATGATCTACGCCAGCTCGAAAGATGCCATCAAAAAGAAGTTTACAG GTATCAAACACGAGTGGCAGGTGAACGGGCTGGACGACATCCAGGACCGCAGCACGCTGGCCGAGAAGCTGGGCGGGAATGTGGTGGTATCTCTGGAGGGCAAGCCGATGTGA